In Hahella sp. KA22, one genomic interval encodes:
- a CDS encoding thiamine/thiamine pyrophosphate ABC transporter permease ThiP, which produces MKLSAFTSGKWAGWPALGLVAAATALAFGGLIGFNRSEFDWSYFSDPYFLAILRFTLLQATLSAALSVILAWPTAMALSYLKDSTHKRAFLSLCVLCFVMPTLIVITGIISLLGRSGSLSPLLGEDWNLYGLSGILIAHIYLNLPFAVRTLYLRLQSIPDASWRLARQLKFTREQRFWRLEWAAAHSATWLLLGFIFVICFNSFAVVLALGGGPKATTLEVAIYQALKYDFNISEALALAWVQLLIAGSAFLLVSFCGKVSWLSPASAPAQLRPPATRLEQAAYRLLYACGWLFLLAPLLALAPRVIHSGVDMEFWRSLSRPLLITLGLGVVSTVLSISLAYSALRPYRRARMQHSPAALWLDWLTSHSLAVPAMVLSVGLFVLLLPHLDLDHWGIWLVAVINGLITVPFAASQLKPALLNFDSQYHRLALSLKLTSRERRRIEWSYMAPAIRTAAAFVAMLAMGDVAIYSIFGNQDFVTLPWLIYGYASTYRLNEASLASMVFLGVCGLLIFYLEKQSPRHA; this is translated from the coding sequence ATGAAGCTGAGCGCATTCACCTCAGGCAAATGGGCCGGCTGGCCCGCTCTGGGTTTGGTCGCCGCCGCAACGGCCCTGGCCTTCGGCGGTCTGATTGGGTTCAATCGCAGCGAGTTCGATTGGAGCTATTTCAGCGACCCCTACTTTCTCGCGATCCTGCGCTTCACCCTGTTACAGGCGACGTTGAGCGCAGCGCTCTCGGTAATCCTGGCCTGGCCGACGGCGATGGCGCTCAGCTATCTCAAGGACAGCACGCACAAGCGCGCGTTTCTAAGTCTGTGCGTGCTCTGTTTCGTGATGCCGACGCTGATCGTGATCACCGGCATTATCAGTCTGCTGGGTCGTTCCGGCAGTCTCAGCCCTTTGTTGGGAGAAGACTGGAACCTGTATGGCCTGAGCGGCATCCTGATTGCCCATATCTACCTTAATCTGCCGTTTGCGGTGCGCACCCTGTATTTGCGTCTGCAGTCCATCCCCGACGCCAGTTGGCGTCTGGCGCGCCAGCTCAAATTCACACGCGAGCAGCGTTTCTGGCGTTTGGAATGGGCGGCGGCGCACAGCGCCACCTGGCTATTGCTGGGCTTTATCTTCGTCATTTGCTTCAACAGCTTCGCCGTCGTGCTGGCGCTGGGCGGCGGCCCCAAGGCCACCACCCTGGAAGTCGCCATTTATCAGGCGCTGAAATACGACTTCAATATCTCTGAAGCTCTGGCGCTGGCCTGGGTGCAGCTACTGATCGCCGGCTCCGCGTTCCTGCTGGTGTCGTTCTGCGGCAAAGTGTCCTGGCTCAGCCCCGCCTCTGCGCCAGCGCAACTAAGGCCCCCGGCGACGCGACTCGAACAGGCGGCGTATCGCCTGCTCTACGCCTGTGGCTGGCTGTTTTTATTGGCGCCGTTGCTGGCGCTGGCGCCGCGGGTGATTCATAGCGGCGTGGATATGGAATTCTGGCGTTCTCTGAGCCGCCCATTACTGATCACACTTGGCCTGGGCGTTGTTTCGACGGTGTTGTCGATCAGTCTTGCCTACAGCGCCTTGCGCCCCTATCGTCGCGCTCGCATGCAACATTCCCCCGCTGCGTTGTGGCTGGACTGGCTCACCTCGCACTCACTGGCGGTGCCCGCTATGGTGCTGTCCGTTGGACTGTTCGTGTTGCTATTGCCGCACCTGGACCTGGATCATTGGGGCATCTGGCTGGTGGCGGTGATTAATGGGTTGATCACCGTTCCTTTCGCGGCGTCACAACTGAAGCCGGCGCTATTGAACTTCGACAGCCAATATCACCGCCTGGCGCTTTCCTTGAAACTGACCTCCCGGGAGCGCCGCCGCATTGAATGGAGCTATATGGCGCCGGCCATTCGCACCGCCGCCGCCTTTGTCGCCATGCTGGCCATGGGAGACGTGGCGATTTACTCTATTTTCGGCAACCAGGACTTCGTCACCCTGCCCTGGCTGATTTATGGTTACGCCAGTACTTATCGCCTGAACGAAGCCTCACTGGCCTCCATGGTGTTCCTGGGCGTCTGCGGCCTGCTGATTTTTTATCTGGAGAAACAATCCCCCCGTCATGCTTGA
- a CDS encoding ATP-binding cassette domain-containing protein, with the protein MLEIRALQIKRGARTLHYDLQVAQGEIIALQGVSGVGKSTLLEAIAGFVALEAGRLAWEDKDLTHTPPEQRPVAMLFQDYNLFEHLTVMANLKLGVDVAMHFEIPNQAQALGIADQLEKLPGRLSGGQRQRAALLRTMLRPEPLILLDEPFSELDADTRRLATEWTRTMAERFGKTLLMVTHQREDVSRLAHRAIHLNDAESDAV; encoded by the coding sequence ATGCTTGAAATCCGCGCACTTCAAATTAAACGGGGCGCCCGCACCCTGCATTACGATCTGCAAGTCGCCCAAGGGGAAATCATCGCCCTGCAGGGCGTTAGCGGCGTAGGGAAATCCACATTGCTGGAAGCCATCGCCGGTTTTGTCGCGCTGGAAGCGGGGCGCCTGGCCTGGGAAGACAAGGACCTCACCCACACGCCACCGGAACAGCGCCCGGTCGCCATGTTGTTTCAGGATTACAACCTGTTCGAACACCTCACTGTCATGGCGAATTTGAAACTAGGGGTAGACGTTGCGATGCATTTTGAGATTCCCAACCAGGCCCAGGCTTTGGGAATCGCCGACCAGTTGGAAAAGCTTCCCGGTCGCCTCTCTGGAGGGCAGCGCCAGCGGGCGGCTCTGTTGCGCACGATGCTGCGGCCAGAACCGTTGATTCTACTGGATGAGCCCTTTTCAGAGTTGGATGCGGACACCCGTCGCCTCGCGACGGAGTGGACCCGCACGATGGCGGAGCGGTTCGGCAAAACCCTGTTGATGGTTACTCATCAACGTGAGGACGTCAGCCGGCTTGCGCACCGCGCAATTCATCTCAACGACGCAGAGTCAGACGCCGTTTAG
- a CDS encoding DUF3524 domain-containing protein — MKILLLSAYDVDSHKRWRQGLLKAFPEHDWVSLSLPPRFFRWRIRGAPISWSLYEDEALRGAYDLIVATSMADVATLRGLYPNLAVTPLLVYFHENQLAYPRSEEQHDSIDPAMVNIYAALAADRVVFNTTFNLESFLAGLESLITRLPDAVDAELCRRIRDKSQVIPVPLEDELMRFPREKKGEQPLTIVWNHRVEYDKGVDDLLMILRRLRARTHDFQLVMLGRRFRQAPLAWSQLQEEFAAHLLFDDYAESREAYWRWLSRAHAALSTAQHEFQGLAMMEAAALGCAPVTPDRLSYPELFPHSRRYQDAEEAVDLLLDAPSASPCDMREYAWSALRGVYEDALNNTADRL, encoded by the coding sequence ATGAAAATACTGCTGCTATCCGCCTACGATGTAGACAGCCATAAACGTTGGCGACAAGGTTTGCTCAAGGCGTTCCCGGAACATGATTGGGTTTCGCTCAGCCTGCCGCCTCGCTTCTTTCGCTGGCGTATTCGCGGGGCGCCGATCAGTTGGAGCCTGTATGAAGACGAAGCGCTGCGAGGGGCGTATGATCTGATCGTAGCCACTTCCATGGCCGATGTCGCCACCTTGCGCGGGCTGTATCCGAATCTGGCGGTGACGCCGTTGCTGGTCTACTTTCACGAGAATCAGTTGGCCTACCCCCGTTCGGAAGAGCAGCACGACAGTATCGATCCGGCCATGGTGAATATCTACGCCGCATTGGCCGCCGACCGTGTGGTGTTCAATACGACGTTCAATCTGGAATCTTTTCTTGCTGGCCTGGAGAGTCTGATTACCCGCTTGCCGGATGCAGTGGACGCAGAGTTGTGTCGCCGTATTCGCGATAAAAGCCAGGTGATTCCCGTTCCATTGGAAGACGAACTAATGCGCTTCCCTCGCGAGAAAAAGGGCGAACAGCCGTTGACCATCGTCTGGAATCATCGGGTGGAATACGACAAAGGCGTGGATGATCTGCTGATGATTTTGCGACGGCTGCGGGCGAGGACACATGACTTTCAGCTCGTCATGCTCGGACGCCGCTTCAGACAGGCGCCTCTCGCCTGGAGCCAACTGCAGGAAGAGTTCGCCGCGCACCTTTTATTCGATGATTACGCGGAAAGTCGCGAAGCCTATTGGCGCTGGCTGAGCCGGGCGCATGCGGCGCTATCCACGGCTCAGCATGAGTTTCAGGGACTGGCGATGATGGAGGCGGCTGCGCTTGGTTGCGCGCCGGTGACGCCGGATCGCCTGAGTTATCCTGAACTGTTTCCGCATAGTCGCCGTTATCAGGATGCGGAGGAAGCCGTAGATTTATTGCTGGACGCCCCATCCGCGAGCCCTTGCGATATGCGCGAGTACGCCTGGAGCGCGTTGCGCGGCGTTTATGAGGATGCGTTGAACAACACGGCGGATCGGTTGTGA
- a CDS encoding ATP-binding cassette domain-containing protein, which yields MPLLSLRDLAIGSLKPFSNHLYEGDCVALSGPSGCGKSLLLRAIADLDPHSGTCFLRGEACDQIPAPEWRRRVMLTPSECRWWLPTVAEHMPADMPPSWYEKAGFNPDVAGWEASRLSSGERQRLGLIRTLSRAPVVALLDEPSANLDNRNRERVERMLTAYLAEPGRAICLVSHDQEQCLRLANRFWNIIDDKVRELSELTPTFQV from the coding sequence ATGCCGCTGTTGTCGCTTAGAGACCTAGCCATAGGCTCTCTCAAACCTTTCTCCAATCACCTTTATGAGGGTGACTGCGTCGCTCTGAGCGGTCCATCCGGCTGTGGTAAAAGCCTGCTGTTGCGCGCCATCGCTGATCTGGACCCGCACTCTGGGACCTGTTTCCTGCGTGGAGAAGCCTGCGACCAGATTCCCGCGCCGGAGTGGCGGCGCCGAGTGATGCTCACTCCCAGCGAGTGCCGTTGGTGGCTGCCTACCGTGGCAGAGCATATGCCCGCCGACATGCCGCCTTCCTGGTACGAAAAAGCCGGTTTCAATCCCGATGTGGCGGGCTGGGAAGCGAGCCGCCTCTCCAGCGGCGAACGTCAACGCCTGGGCCTGATTCGCACCCTGTCGCGAGCGCCTGTCGTCGCGCTTCTCGATGAGCCGAGCGCCAATCTGGACAATCGCAATCGTGAGCGCGTCGAGCGGATGCTGACCGCCTATCTGGCGGAGCCTGGCCGGGCGATCTGTCTGGTCAGCCACGATCAGGAACAGTGTCTGCGTCTGGCCAATCGCTTTTGGAATATCATTGACGACAAAGTGAGAGAGCTGAGCGAACTCACTCCCACTTTCCAAGTTTAA
- a CDS encoding ABC transporter permease: MSIIHLSIWDLGLCALLVCSLAWINWRQAPDLSSGILIGVARLTIQLSLIGMALKFLFAQTSLPWVLMVSLFMAAMAGREVGARQEHRFTEGWTFRIGLFAMTASSYSMILIVLLALIQPEPWYKPQYAIPLLGMILGNTLNGVSLCLDRLTAGARNQKDLIEGRLMLGEPAEEAIQDQRRQALHAGMTPAINGMATAGVVSLPGMMTGQILAGSPPETAVAYQIMIFLMIVAATGFGTWIANRLAIWRLFDERHRLRLDRLALK, translated from the coding sequence ATGAGCATTATTCACTTAAGCATCTGGGACTTGGGCTTATGCGCACTGTTGGTGTGCAGTCTGGCCTGGATTAACTGGCGACAAGCGCCGGACCTCAGCTCAGGAATACTGATCGGCGTCGCGCGCCTGACCATACAATTGAGCTTGATCGGTATGGCGCTGAAGTTTCTATTCGCCCAGACTTCGCTGCCCTGGGTGCTTATGGTCAGCCTGTTTATGGCCGCCATGGCGGGACGGGAGGTGGGAGCGCGGCAAGAACACAGATTCACGGAAGGCTGGACTTTCCGCATCGGTCTGTTCGCCATGACAGCGAGTTCCTATTCCATGATCTTGATTGTCCTGCTGGCGCTTATCCAACCGGAGCCCTGGTATAAGCCGCAATACGCGATTCCCTTGCTGGGCATGATTCTCGGCAACACTCTGAACGGCGTGTCACTGTGTCTCGATCGTCTTACCGCCGGGGCCAGAAACCAGAAAGACCTTATCGAAGGTCGCCTTATGCTGGGCGAGCCCGCCGAGGAGGCGATTCAAGACCAGCGCAGGCAGGCCTTGCATGCGGGCATGACGCCCGCCATCAATGGCATGGCCACAGCGGGCGTCGTCAGCCTTCCCGGTATGATGACGGGACAGATTCTCGCGGGCAGTCCACCGGAAACCGCCGTGGCCTACCAGATCATGATATTCCTGATGATTGTCGCCGCCACCGGCTTTGGAACCTGGATCGCCAACCGGCTGGCCATCTGGCGTCTGTTCGACGAACGCCACCGTTTGCGCCTGGATCGGCTGGCGTTGAAATGA
- a CDS encoding GNAT family N-acetyltransferase produces the protein MLTIDIRAASCADATPISHLMTQLGYAVSPQEASDRINLIAERGGETFIAEKDGVAVGCIQASMDVRLAEGCFGEIISLVVDENGRGLNVGKQLVMAASEWLQAHGCERLRVRCNAVRLEALEFYGKLGFEHMKQQSILEKSIG, from the coding sequence ATGCTGACCATCGATATCAGAGCGGCCTCTTGCGCCGACGCAACTCCCATCTCCCATTTAATGACGCAATTGGGTTACGCCGTCTCACCTCAGGAGGCGTCGGATAGAATCAACCTGATAGCGGAAAGAGGCGGCGAAACCTTCATCGCAGAAAAAGACGGCGTCGCCGTCGGCTGCATTCAAGCCAGTATGGACGTCCGACTGGCGGAAGGATGCTTCGGCGAGATTATCAGTCTGGTGGTGGACGAAAACGGACGCGGTTTAAACGTAGGCAAACAATTGGTGATGGCGGCCTCAGAGTGGCTGCAGGCGCACGGTTGCGAGCGACTGCGCGTGCGTTGCAACGCTGTGCGGCTGGAAGCGCTGGAGTTTTATGGCAAACTTGGCTTCGAACATATGAAACAACAATCCATCCTGGAAAAAAGCATCGGTTAA
- a CDS encoding alpha/beta hydrolase, which translates to MTILAPTQTLLPHIEIEPTKPADATFIMLHGLGADGNDFAPIVLELRLPEDMAVRFIFPHAPSIPVTINGGYVMPAWYDILEMNIERKVDEAHLQASANAVRALVDREIERGIDSRRIIVAGFSQGGAVAYQTALTYPKPLAGLMGLSTYLATVASLKPDPANRDIPIRICHGTVDSVVPESLGRAALGHLQTMGYAPEYSTYPMDHSVCLEEIHDISAWIQKVLA; encoded by the coding sequence GTGACTATCCTAGCCCCCACTCAAACCCTACTGCCTCACATTGAAATTGAGCCCACTAAACCGGCGGACGCCACCTTCATCATGCTGCATGGCCTCGGCGCCGACGGTAACGACTTCGCCCCTATCGTGCTGGAGCTGCGCCTGCCCGAAGACATGGCGGTGCGTTTTATCTTTCCTCATGCACCGTCTATCCCGGTCACGATCAATGGCGGTTACGTCATGCCGGCCTGGTATGACATTCTGGAGATGAACATCGAACGCAAAGTGGACGAGGCGCACTTACAAGCCTCCGCCAACGCGGTGCGCGCATTAGTGGACAGAGAGATCGAGCGCGGCATAGACAGTCGCCGCATTATCGTGGCGGGGTTTTCCCAGGGTGGAGCGGTCGCCTATCAGACTGCGTTGACCTACCCTAAACCACTGGCGGGCCTGATGGGGCTTTCCACTTATCTGGCCACCGTCGCCAGCCTGAAGCCTGACCCGGCGAACCGCGACATTCCCATCCGTATTTGTCATGGAACCGTGGATTCCGTCGTGCCTGAAAGTCTGGGACGGGCCGCCCTCGGCCATCTGCAGACAATGGGATATGCGCCGGAGTACAGCACCTATCCGATGGATCACAGCGTATGTCTGGAAGAGATCCACGATATTTCGGCGTGGATTCAGAAAGTACTGGCCTAA
- the tpx gene encoding thiol peroxidase: MASITLKGNPVETKGDLPAVGSSAPDFTLVKPDLSEATLKDYAGKRLVLNIFPSVDTPTCATSVRKFNEKASKKDNTAVLCVSADLPFAMARFCGAEGLQNVDNGSVFRNAEFGDRYGVTVMTGPLKGLLSRAVVVIDESGKVLHTEQVAEIADEPDYEAALAAL; the protein is encoded by the coding sequence ATGGCTTCTATCACCCTAAAAGGCAATCCGGTTGAAACCAAAGGCGACCTGCCTGCAGTGGGCTCCAGCGCGCCGGATTTTACTCTGGTCAAACCTGATCTGTCCGAGGCGACGCTGAAGGATTACGCCGGCAAGCGTCTGGTGCTGAATATTTTCCCCAGTGTGGACACGCCTACCTGCGCTACGTCCGTTCGCAAGTTCAACGAGAAAGCAAGCAAGAAGGACAATACCGCCGTGTTGTGCGTTTCCGCCGACCTGCCATTCGCCATGGCGCGTTTCTGCGGTGCGGAAGGTTTGCAAAATGTGGATAACGGTTCTGTGTTTCGCAATGCCGAGTTCGGTGACCGTTATGGCGTAACGGTGATGACAGGTCCTCTGAAAGGACTGCTGTCACGGGCGGTTGTGGTTATCGACGAATCCGGCAAGGTGCTGCATACCGAGCAAGTGGCGGAAATCGCCGACGAGCCAGACTATGAAGCGGCGCTGGCTGCGCTCTAA
- a CDS encoding DUF2145 domain-containing protein, with translation MSASGSLSGMRIAFSALVRLVALTVSLFLFQSSAYAGSRQQEGPSPFTAEEIAVFAKKVEKAAAARSAYVFLLARQGVPDKDLPQGVEFTHTGLAVYSTITTEQGETLKGYAIHNLYQDDDNPRRSHLAMDYPIDFFSGAQVLKAGVIIPTPALQQRILQSLESGVLERVHNKNYSIVSNPFNTKYQNCTEYVLDILFASIYQTDNIKQIKVNEHAWFQPQEIKLGPLKGLLAPLIAKEFRTSDHSGDIRTTTFGAITDFLKSQSLVDEALVLYP, from the coding sequence ATGTCCGCATCAGGTTCCCTATCAGGAATGCGCATCGCATTTTCTGCGTTAGTCCGGCTTGTGGCGCTGACCGTAAGCCTCTTTTTATTTCAGTCCAGCGCTTACGCCGGAAGTCGCCAGCAAGAAGGCCCTTCTCCATTTACAGCGGAAGAAATCGCCGTTTTTGCGAAGAAAGTTGAGAAAGCCGCCGCCGCACGAAGCGCTTACGTATTCCTACTGGCCAGGCAAGGCGTTCCTGACAAGGATCTCCCGCAAGGCGTGGAATTTACCCATACCGGACTCGCCGTCTACTCCACCATCACCACTGAACAGGGAGAGACGCTGAAGGGTTACGCCATTCACAATTTATATCAAGATGATGACAACCCCCGTCGCAGTCACTTGGCGATGGATTATCCCATCGATTTTTTCTCCGGCGCCCAGGTCTTAAAGGCTGGCGTCATCATTCCTACACCGGCGCTGCAGCAGCGGATATTGCAAAGTCTGGAGTCTGGCGTTTTGGAACGTGTTCACAACAAAAACTACTCAATTGTGTCCAATCCATTCAACACCAAGTATCAGAATTGTACGGAGTATGTGCTGGACATTCTTTTCGCCTCGATCTACCAAACCGACAACATTAAGCAAATCAAGGTGAATGAGCACGCATGGTTCCAGCCGCAAGAAATTAAACTAGGGCCGCTGAAAGGACTGCTTGCGCCACTGATAGCCAAGGAATTCCGTACCTCCGACCATTCTGGCGACATCAGAACCACCACTTTCGGCGCTATCACCGACTTCCTGAAAAGCCAGTCTCTGGTCGATGAGGCGTTAGTACTGTATCCCTGA
- a CDS encoding sterol desaturase family protein, which yields MKLINDYLSRHGHAPFKFGQGRISGYISATLGILSFLAVLCFHFPEYLTTQELRQVYTEQFARTLMLVALCASFILGLLSFLLNQQKRLSMTGVLFSTAAVVAGGADIQLNSIGETPYSLGLDWFILALFFSALVFIPMERAFAQKRETHTLRPEWRTDLAYFFMSHMLVQFILIFTTSSSTYLVGWVASDSLRDAIQSMPVWAQFLLAVFMADFSQYWFHRLYHTVPFLWKFHAVHHSSKHMDWLAGSRVHLVEILITRSVVMVPLFLLGFSAEALNAYVILVGVQAVLAHANLNFNFGFLKYILVTPQYHHWHHADDPAYAYKNYAIHLPIIDMLFGTFKLPGKEWPKSYGLLNNKTVPKGIVRQHMFPFGYDE from the coding sequence ATGAAACTGATCAATGATTATCTCAGCCGTCACGGTCATGCTCCGTTCAAGTTTGGCCAGGGCCGTATTTCCGGATACATTTCCGCCACGCTTGGCATTCTCAGTTTCCTTGCCGTTTTGTGTTTCCATTTCCCTGAATATCTGACCACGCAGGAATTGCGTCAGGTCTACACTGAGCAGTTCGCTCGCACTCTTATGCTGGTAGCGCTTTGCGCCTCTTTTATACTTGGACTACTTAGTTTCCTGCTGAACCAGCAGAAGCGCCTGAGCATGACCGGCGTTCTGTTTTCAACCGCGGCAGTGGTTGCAGGCGGCGCGGATATCCAGCTCAACAGCATCGGCGAAACGCCCTACTCGCTGGGTCTGGACTGGTTCATTCTGGCGCTGTTTTTCTCTGCTCTCGTCTTTATTCCCATGGAACGCGCATTCGCACAAAAAAGGGAAACGCATACGTTGCGTCCTGAGTGGCGCACCGATCTGGCTTACTTTTTTATGAGCCATATGCTGGTGCAGTTTATTCTGATTTTCACCACATCCTCCTCCACTTATCTGGTTGGCTGGGTGGCCTCCGATTCCCTGCGTGACGCAATTCAATCCATGCCTGTCTGGGCTCAGTTTCTGCTGGCCGTATTCATGGCGGACTTCTCGCAGTACTGGTTCCATCGCCTGTACCACACTGTGCCGTTTTTGTGGAAGTTCCACGCAGTGCACCACTCCAGCAAGCACATGGATTGGTTGGCCGGTTCCCGTGTGCATTTGGTTGAAATACTGATTACTCGCAGCGTGGTTATGGTGCCTCTGTTCCTGCTGGGTTTCTCCGCCGAAGCATTGAATGCATACGTTATTCTGGTGGGTGTGCAAGCCGTACTGGCGCACGCCAATCTGAACTTCAACTTCGGCTTCCTGAAATACATTCTGGTGACGCCGCAGTACCATCACTGGCACCACGCGGATGATCCTGCTTACGCCTATAAGAACTATGCGATTCACTTACCGATTATTGATATGCTGTTCGGCACCTTCAAATTGCCTGGTAAAGAATGGCCCAAAAGCTACGGACTGCTGAATAACAAAACCGTACCCAAAGGCATCGTACGCCAGCATATGTTTCCTTTCGGATACGACGAATAA